Proteins encoded together in one Entelurus aequoreus isolate RoL-2023_Sb linkage group LG20, RoL_Eaeq_v1.1, whole genome shotgun sequence window:
- the LOC133636114 gene encoding protein DEK-like isoform X2, giving the protein MSNMAEEFKAELLETSQEDELSAKETSLKSAGDVIVEGKRAKKSVDRLDFQAPKHRELTIGEGSGDKLGDIPRTNLQINKLKPDDLKPLHVILFERPGKVSTVKKNLRLFNGFPFPAGSEQYIKKREKLLRASHLTNAKLKVICSILDLEKKGTHSDMVDRILTYLISPKNSGKQLPPKKKKRSKKNVSAVKSAAKGKKSSSSSPKKSRAGSKSKATVMDSSTDDEEHDEEEKAAAAGEKSSEKEEESSEKEEELSEKDEESSEKDKESSEQSVDEEEDEEVKKPKKRSRTPAKKMPPPRKRFKAGVSDDDLDSEDVEKKKKPAARTKKADSSSRNTNTDDTSDEDEPLSRMVRRAPSDKQLKETVHALLKDADLEEMTMKQICQRVFDTYADHDLSGRKNFIKQSVKSLIT; this is encoded by the exons ATGAGCAACATGGCGGAAGAGTTCAAGGCCGAGCTGCTGGAGACATCGCAGGAAGACGAGTTGAGTGCGAAGGAAACCTCGTTGAAGTCAGCAG GGGACGTCATCGTGGAGGGAAAGCGTGCTAAGAAGAGCGTGGACAGACTGGACTTCCAGGCGCCCAAGCATAGAGAGCTGACGATCGGCGAGG GAAGCGGCGACAAGCTGGGGGACATTCCGCGCACCAACTTGCAGATCAACAAACTGAAGCCCGACGACCTGAAGCCCCTCCACGTCATCTTGTTTGAGCGGCCGGGGAAG GTTTCCACCGTTAAGAAGAACCTTCGCCTCTTCAATGGTTTCCCTTTCCCCGCCGGCAGCGAGCAGTACATCAAAAAGCGGGAAAAACTTCTCAG GGCTTCTCACCTGACCAACGCCAAGCTGAAGGTCATCTGTAGCATCTTGGATCTGGAGAAGAAAGGGACGCACTCAGATATGGTGGACCGGATCCTGACGTACCTGATCTCGCCCAAGAACAGCGGCAAG CAGCTTCCccccaagaagaagaagaggtcCAAGAAAAATGTGTCGGCCGTCAAGTCCGCCGCCAAGGGCAAGAAGAGCTCCTCGTCCAGCCCCAAGAAGTCCAGAGCGGGGAGCAAGTCCAAGGCCACCGTCATGGACTCCAGCACCGACGACGAGGAGCATGACGAGGAGGAgaaggcggcggcggcgggggaAAAGTCCTCGGAAAAAGAGGAAGAGTCGTCGGAAAAAGAGGAAGAGCTGTCGGAAAAGGACGAAGAGTCGTCGGAAAAAGACAAGGAGTCGTCTGAGCAGTCCGTAgatgaggaggaagatgaagag GTGAAAAAGCCTAAGAAGCGTTCCCGAACGCCGGCCAAGAAAATGCCCCCTCCCAGAAAGCGTTTCAAGGCGGGCGTCTCCGATGACGACCTGGACAGCGAGGATGTGGAGAAG AAGAAGAAACCCGCCGCCAGGACCAAGAAGGCCGACAGCAGCAGCAGGAACACCAACACAG ACGACACGTCGGACGAGGACGAGCCGCTCAGCAGGATGGTCAGACGAGCGCCGAGTGACAAGCAGCTGAAGGAGACTGTGCACGCTCTTCTGAAGGACGCCGACCTGGAGGAGATGACCATGAAGCAAATCTGCCAAAGG GTGTTTGACACGTATGCTGATCACGACCTGAGCGGCAGGAAAAACTTCATCAAGCAGTCGGTCAAGTCC CTCATCACATGA
- the LOC133636114 gene encoding protein DEK-like isoform X3, giving the protein MSNMAEEFKAELLETSQEDELSAKETSLKSAGDVIVEGKRAKKSVDRLDFQAPKHRELTIGEGSGDKLGDIPRTNLQINKLKPDDLKPLHVILFERPGKVSTVKKNLRLFNGFPFPAGSEQYIKKREKLLRASHLTNAKLKVICSILDLEKKGTHSDMVDRILTYLISPKNSGKQLPPKKKKRSKKNVSAVKSAAKGKKSSSSSPKKSRAGSKSKATVMDSSTDDEEHDEEEKAAAAGEKSSEKEEESSEKEEELSEKDEESSEKDKESSEQSVDEEEDEEVKKPKKRSRTPAKKMPPPRKRFKAGVSDDDLDSEDVEKEKKKPAARTKKADSSSRNTNTDDTSDEDEPLSRMVRRAPSDKQLKETVHALLKDADLEEMTMKQICQRVFDTYADHDLSGRKNFIKQSVKSLIT; this is encoded by the exons ATGAGCAACATGGCGGAAGAGTTCAAGGCCGAGCTGCTGGAGACATCGCAGGAAGACGAGTTGAGTGCGAAGGAAACCTCGTTGAAGTCAGCAG GGGACGTCATCGTGGAGGGAAAGCGTGCTAAGAAGAGCGTGGACAGACTGGACTTCCAGGCGCCCAAGCATAGAGAGCTGACGATCGGCGAGG GAAGCGGCGACAAGCTGGGGGACATTCCGCGCACCAACTTGCAGATCAACAAACTGAAGCCCGACGACCTGAAGCCCCTCCACGTCATCTTGTTTGAGCGGCCGGGGAAG GTTTCCACCGTTAAGAAGAACCTTCGCCTCTTCAATGGTTTCCCTTTCCCCGCCGGCAGCGAGCAGTACATCAAAAAGCGGGAAAAACTTCTCAG GGCTTCTCACCTGACCAACGCCAAGCTGAAGGTCATCTGTAGCATCTTGGATCTGGAGAAGAAAGGGACGCACTCAGATATGGTGGACCGGATCCTGACGTACCTGATCTCGCCCAAGAACAGCGGCAAG CAGCTTCCccccaagaagaagaagaggtcCAAGAAAAATGTGTCGGCCGTCAAGTCCGCCGCCAAGGGCAAGAAGAGCTCCTCGTCCAGCCCCAAGAAGTCCAGAGCGGGGAGCAAGTCCAAGGCCACCGTCATGGACTCCAGCACCGACGACGAGGAGCATGACGAGGAGGAgaaggcggcggcggcgggggaAAAGTCCTCGGAAAAAGAGGAAGAGTCGTCGGAAAAAGAGGAAGAGCTGTCGGAAAAGGACGAAGAGTCGTCGGAAAAAGACAAGGAGTCGTCTGAGCAGTCCGTAgatgaggaggaagatgaagag GTGAAAAAGCCTAAGAAGCGTTCCCGAACGCCGGCCAAGAAAATGCCCCCTCCCAGAAAGCGTTTCAAGGCGGGCGTCTCCGATGACGACCTGGACAGCGAGGATGTGGAGAAG GAGAAGAAGAAACCCGCCGCCAGGACCAAGAAGGCCGACAGCAGCAGCAGGAACACCAACACAG ACGACACGTCGGACGAGGACGAGCCGCTCAGCAGGATGGTCAGACGAGCGCCGAGTGACAAGCAGCTGAAGGAGACTGTGCACGCTCTTCTGAAGGACGCCGACCTGGAGGAGATGACCATGAAGCAAATCTGCCAAAGG GTGTTTGACACGTATGCTGATCACGACCTGAGCGGCAGGAAAAACTTCATCAAGCAGTCGGTCAAGTCC CTCATCACATGA
- the LOC133636114 gene encoding protein DEK-like isoform X1: protein MSNMAEEFKAELLETSQEDELSAKETSLKSAGDVIVEGKRAKKSVDRLDFQAPKHRELTIGEGSGDKLGDIPRTNLQINKLKPDDLKPLHVILFERPGKVSTVKKNLRLFNGFPFPAGSEQYIKKREKLLRASHLTNAKLKVICSILDLEKKGTHSDMVDRILTYLISPKNSGKLPPKKKKRSKKNVSAVKSAAKGKKSSSSSPKKSRAGSKSKATVMDSSTDDEEHDEEEKAAAAGEKSSEKEEESSEKEEELSEKDEESSEKDKESSEQSVDEEEDEEVKKPKKRSRTPAKKMPPPRKRFKAGVSDDDLDSEDVEKEKKKPAARTKKADSSSRNTNTDDTSDEDEPLSRMVRRAPSDKQLKETVHALLKDADLEEMTMKQICQRVFDTYADHDLSGRKNFIKQSVKSLIT, encoded by the exons ATGAGCAACATGGCGGAAGAGTTCAAGGCCGAGCTGCTGGAGACATCGCAGGAAGACGAGTTGAGTGCGAAGGAAACCTCGTTGAAGTCAGCAG GGGACGTCATCGTGGAGGGAAAGCGTGCTAAGAAGAGCGTGGACAGACTGGACTTCCAGGCGCCCAAGCATAGAGAGCTGACGATCGGCGAGG GAAGCGGCGACAAGCTGGGGGACATTCCGCGCACCAACTTGCAGATCAACAAACTGAAGCCCGACGACCTGAAGCCCCTCCACGTCATCTTGTTTGAGCGGCCGGGGAAG GTTTCCACCGTTAAGAAGAACCTTCGCCTCTTCAATGGTTTCCCTTTCCCCGCCGGCAGCGAGCAGTACATCAAAAAGCGGGAAAAACTTCTCAG GGCTTCTCACCTGACCAACGCCAAGCTGAAGGTCATCTGTAGCATCTTGGATCTGGAGAAGAAAGGGACGCACTCAGATATGGTGGACCGGATCCTGACGTACCTGATCTCGCCCAAGAACAGCGGCAAG CTTCCccccaagaagaagaagaggtcCAAGAAAAATGTGTCGGCCGTCAAGTCCGCCGCCAAGGGCAAGAAGAGCTCCTCGTCCAGCCCCAAGAAGTCCAGAGCGGGGAGCAAGTCCAAGGCCACCGTCATGGACTCCAGCACCGACGACGAGGAGCATGACGAGGAGGAgaaggcggcggcggcgggggaAAAGTCCTCGGAAAAAGAGGAAGAGTCGTCGGAAAAAGAGGAAGAGCTGTCGGAAAAGGACGAAGAGTCGTCGGAAAAAGACAAGGAGTCGTCTGAGCAGTCCGTAgatgaggaggaagatgaagag GTGAAAAAGCCTAAGAAGCGTTCCCGAACGCCGGCCAAGAAAATGCCCCCTCCCAGAAAGCGTTTCAAGGCGGGCGTCTCCGATGACGACCTGGACAGCGAGGATGTGGAGAAG GAGAAGAAGAAACCCGCCGCCAGGACCAAGAAGGCCGACAGCAGCAGCAGGAACACCAACACAG ACGACACGTCGGACGAGGACGAGCCGCTCAGCAGGATGGTCAGACGAGCGCCGAGTGACAAGCAGCTGAAGGAGACTGTGCACGCTCTTCTGAAGGACGCCGACCTGGAGGAGATGACCATGAAGCAAATCTGCCAAAGG GTGTTTGACACGTATGCTGATCACGACCTGAGCGGCAGGAAAAACTTCATCAAGCAGTCGGTCAAGTCC CTCATCACATGA